In a single window of the Luteolibacter yonseiensis genome:
- a CDS encoding PEP-CTERM sorting domain-containing protein (PEP-CTERM proteins occur, often in large numbers, in the proteomes of bacteria that also encode an exosortase, a predicted intramembrane cysteine proteinase. The presence of a PEP-CTERM domain at a protein's C-terminus predicts cleavage within the sorting domain, followed by covalent anchoring to some some component of the (usually Gram-negative) cell surface. Many PEP-CTERM proteins exhibit an unusual sequence composition that includes large numbers of potential glycosylation sites. Expression of one such protein has been shown restore the ability of a bacterium to form floc, a type of biofilm.), whose product MPAVSGTTVSGIRPDLTESYNNPFSGIFHKIRKSSFGIVMLLSTGPAMAGSYTSYNGGSGIDTPIAVSGITKWATTIADYSPAPGLGPNFRNPASGGAFSLGDLYSTTTPPTAGTEPNAFHAGSGAANFHPYGGDVNDTTDTYGFIGIDAPGSVTFYYETGIYNGAGADLAVRENGFASGPAPGFFAELAFVEVSSNGTDFARFPSISLNTTRVSTAGTFQMYDMTNVYNLAGKHASNLATPFDLEELATHSLVLGGTVNLANIKYVRLVDVVGNPESSGTAGALDSLGNRILDNWTTYDSGGFDISIVGGLPQAVGVLHAVPEPSTALLLCSAILPLMLRARRDRKA is encoded by the coding sequence ATGCCCGCGGTGTCTGGCACCACCGTGTCCGGCATCCGGCCTGATCTGACAGAATCCTATAACAATCCCTTTTCCGGGATTTTCCATAAGATAAGGAAATCCTCGTTCGGAATCGTGATGCTCCTTTCGACCGGCCCGGCGATGGCCGGTTCCTATACCAGCTACAATGGCGGCAGCGGCATCGACACGCCGATCGCGGTGTCCGGAATCACGAAATGGGCCACCACCATCGCCGACTACTCGCCCGCTCCCGGACTGGGACCGAACTTCAGGAATCCCGCGTCCGGCGGTGCGTTTTCACTGGGTGATCTCTACAGCACGACCACACCGCCGACGGCGGGCACGGAACCGAACGCCTTCCATGCGGGCAGCGGCGCCGCAAATTTCCATCCTTACGGTGGTGATGTGAATGATACCACCGACACCTATGGATTCATCGGCATCGATGCGCCCGGATCGGTGACATTTTACTATGAAACGGGAATCTATAACGGAGCGGGGGCGGACCTCGCGGTCCGGGAGAATGGATTCGCCTCAGGGCCCGCACCGGGATTTTTCGCGGAGCTCGCCTTTGTCGAGGTGTCGAGCAACGGCACCGACTTCGCGCGGTTCCCGTCGATCTCGCTGAACACCACGCGGGTGTCCACCGCCGGGACTTTCCAGATGTATGACATGACGAACGTTTACAATCTCGCGGGCAAGCATGCGTCAAACCTCGCGACACCCTTCGATCTTGAGGAACTCGCCACCCACAGCCTTGTGCTCGGAGGAACGGTGAACCTGGCGAACATCAAATACGTGAGGCTTGTCGATGTGGTGGGGAATCCGGAATCCTCCGGAACCGCCGGAGCGCTGGATTCCCTGGGGAACCGGATACTCGACAACTGGACAACCTACGATTCGGGCGGGTTCGACATTTCGATCGTCGGCGGGCTTCCGCAGGCGGTGGGTGTTCTTCACGCGGTGCCGGAACCTTCCACGGCTCTGCTGCTGTGCTCCGCGATCCTTCCGCTGATGCTCCGTGCGCGCCGCGATCGCAAGGCATGA
- a CDS encoding PEP-CTERM sorting domain-containing protein: MKHPSNTGIISLAISLVIASSAAAALSFSPGYSATSYHVHGNGDGIISYDWGSDGALYYATADSSFLSSGVYRHDGTSTTTIQNASGNFAGGSVVAIGSSVYFNDSTFSNTQNIYRYSIGAGTTTTAALTNYSLGSYDGHLYSTGGDFSGTRLTYYVDGLTGGTIDLGGVAGASGPLTFDAAGNLYYAPGYGDLAIYRWDAAEVTAAISGNGSPSLSASGHLWIDYSTAFATAGGATSMLTDAEGNLLVTLTNFTDPSALVKFSADGSGNYETILTSLDRLGELRAHDGQLYLSSGNSVMAIIPEPSTLLLGMFAWGGFFIRRRR; this comes from the coding sequence ATGAAACATCCATCAAACACGGGCATCATCTCGCTTGCGATCTCCCTGGTGATCGCGTCATCCGCCGCCGCCGCGCTGAGTTTCAGTCCGGGATATTCGGCGACATCCTACCATGTCCATGGCAACGGCGACGGGATCATCAGTTATGACTGGGGATCGGATGGGGCGCTCTATTATGCGACCGCGGATTCCTCGTTCTTATCCAGCGGGGTCTATCGCCACGACGGCACATCCACCACCACCATCCAGAACGCCAGCGGCAACTTCGCGGGTGGAAGCGTGGTTGCGATCGGTTCGTCCGTCTATTTCAACGACAGCACGTTCTCGAACACGCAGAACATTTATCGCTACTCCATCGGCGCGGGAACGACGACCACCGCTGCGTTGACGAATTACTCCCTGGGATCATACGACGGTCACCTTTATTCCACGGGCGGGGATTTCTCCGGGACGCGGCTGACTTATTATGTCGACGGTCTCACAGGAGGAACCATCGATCTGGGCGGGGTTGCGGGCGCGTCCGGACCGCTCACCTTCGATGCGGCCGGGAATCTGTACTACGCTCCGGGCTACGGCGACCTGGCCATCTACCGCTGGGATGCGGCGGAAGTGACGGCGGCGATTTCAGGAAACGGCTCGCCCTCCCTGTCCGCCAGCGGACACCTGTGGATCGACTACAGCACGGCGTTCGCGACGGCCGGCGGCGCGACCTCCATGCTCACGGATGCGGAGGGAAATCTGCTCGTCACCCTCACGAATTTCACCGATCCCTCGGCATTGGTGAAATTTTCGGCCGATGGCAGCGGGAATTATGAAACGATCCTCACCTCCCTCGACAGGTTGGGCGAACTGCGCGCGCACGACGGACAGCTTTACCTGTCGAGCGGGAACAGCGTCATGGCCATCATTCCCGAACCATCGACGTTGCTGCTCGGCATGTTCGCATGGGGCGGTTTCTTCATCCGCCGCCGGAGATAA